One window of Siniperca chuatsi isolate FFG_IHB_CAS linkage group LG19, ASM2008510v1, whole genome shotgun sequence genomic DNA carries:
- the prtfdc1a gene encoding phosphoribosyltransferase domain-containing protein 1 isoform X1 — protein MDNAGVKRGIVIKDDWPGYSLDLFTYPEHYHEDIESVYIPHGVIMNRIERLARYIMDDFGDNNIMVLCVLKGGYKFCADLVEFIKVLGRNSNKYLETRVEFIRLKSYQNDQSTEELHIIGSRDLSFLRGKNVLIVEAIVDTGKTMKALLKHVETFEPKMVKVAGLLVKRVPNMAESLTDYVGFEIPNRFVVGYALDYNEYFRDLNHICVISKTGKMKYKKWINKRKNCCPPGEDVGDRWRELMDDGIPVPG, from the exons ATGGACAACGCCGGGGTGAAAAGGGGAATTGTG ATAAAAGATGACTGGCCAGGATATAGTCTGGACCTGTTCACTTACCCTGAACACTACCATGAAGACATAGAGAGTGTTTACATTCCACATGGGGTAATCATGAACAG GATAGAGCGTCTGGCCCGCTACATCATGGATGACTTCGGGGACAACAACATAATGGTGCTGTGCGTCTTGAAGGGAGGCTATAAGTTCTGTGCAGACCTGGTGGAGTTCATCAAGGTTCTCGGCCGCAACTCCAACAAGTACCTGGAGACCCGGGTGGAGTTCATCCGTCTGAAGAGCTACCAG AATGACCAATCAACAGAGGAGCTTCACATCATAGGAAGCCGAGATCTGTCTTTTCTGCGTGGAAAG AATGTGCTCATTGTTGAG GCCATAGTTGACACAGGAAAGACCATGAAGGCCCTTCTGAAGCATGTGGAGACCTTTGAACCCAAGATGGTCAAGGTCGCAGG TCTGTTGGTGAAAAGGGTCCCTAACATGGCTGAAAGTCTGACAGACT ATGTTGGATTTGAAATCCCCAACCGCTTTGTGGTTGGTTATGCCTTGGACTACAATGAATACTTCCGTGACCTGAAT caTATCTGTGTCATCAGCAAGACTGGGAAGATGAAGTACAAG AAATggataaataaaagaaagaactgCTGTCCGCCAGGAGAGGACGTTggtgacagatggagagagctTATGGATGATGGCATTCCCGTGCCCGGATGA
- the prtfdc1a gene encoding phosphoribosyltransferase domain-containing protein 1 isoform X4, whose protein sequence is MVAEKKETKRIERLARYIMDDFGDNNIMVLCVLKGGYKFCADLVEFIKVLGRNSNKYLETRVEFIRLKSYQNDQSTEELHIIGSRDLSFLRGKNVLIVEAIVDTGKTMKALLKHVETFEPKMVKVAGLLVKRVPNMAESLTDYVGFEIPNRFVVGYALDYNEYFRDLNHICVISKTGKMKYKKWINKRKNCCPPGEDVGDRWRELMDDGIPVPG, encoded by the exons ATGGTCGCtgaaaagaaggaaacaaaacG GATAGAGCGTCTGGCCCGCTACATCATGGATGACTTCGGGGACAACAACATAATGGTGCTGTGCGTCTTGAAGGGAGGCTATAAGTTCTGTGCAGACCTGGTGGAGTTCATCAAGGTTCTCGGCCGCAACTCCAACAAGTACCTGGAGACCCGGGTGGAGTTCATCCGTCTGAAGAGCTACCAG AATGACCAATCAACAGAGGAGCTTCACATCATAGGAAGCCGAGATCTGTCTTTTCTGCGTGGAAAG AATGTGCTCATTGTTGAG GCCATAGTTGACACAGGAAAGACCATGAAGGCCCTTCTGAAGCATGTGGAGACCTTTGAACCCAAGATGGTCAAGGTCGCAGG TCTGTTGGTGAAAAGGGTCCCTAACATGGCTGAAAGTCTGACAGACT ATGTTGGATTTGAAATCCCCAACCGCTTTGTGGTTGGTTATGCCTTGGACTACAATGAATACTTCCGTGACCTGAAT caTATCTGTGTCATCAGCAAGACTGGGAAGATGAAGTACAAG AAATggataaataaaagaaagaactgCTGTCCGCCAGGAGAGGACGTTggtgacagatggagagagctTATGGATGATGGCATTCCCGTGCCCGGATGA
- the prtfdc1a gene encoding phosphoribosyltransferase domain-containing protein 1 isoform X2, translating to MDNAGVKRGIVIKDDWPGYSLDLFTYPEHYHEDIESVYIPHGVIMNRIERLARYIMDDFGDNNIMVLCVLKGGYKFCADLVEFIKVLGRNSNKYLETRVEFIRLKSYQNVLIVEAIVDTGKTMKALLKHVETFEPKMVKVAGLLVKRVPNMAESLTDYVGFEIPNRFVVGYALDYNEYFRDLNHICVISKTGKMKYKKWINKRKNCCPPGEDVGDRWRELMDDGIPVPG from the exons ATGGACAACGCCGGGGTGAAAAGGGGAATTGTG ATAAAAGATGACTGGCCAGGATATAGTCTGGACCTGTTCACTTACCCTGAACACTACCATGAAGACATAGAGAGTGTTTACATTCCACATGGGGTAATCATGAACAG GATAGAGCGTCTGGCCCGCTACATCATGGATGACTTCGGGGACAACAACATAATGGTGCTGTGCGTCTTGAAGGGAGGCTATAAGTTCTGTGCAGACCTGGTGGAGTTCATCAAGGTTCTCGGCCGCAACTCCAACAAGTACCTGGAGACCCGGGTGGAGTTCATCCGTCTGAAGAGCTACCAG AATGTGCTCATTGTTGAG GCCATAGTTGACACAGGAAAGACCATGAAGGCCCTTCTGAAGCATGTGGAGACCTTTGAACCCAAGATGGTCAAGGTCGCAGG TCTGTTGGTGAAAAGGGTCCCTAACATGGCTGAAAGTCTGACAGACT ATGTTGGATTTGAAATCCCCAACCGCTTTGTGGTTGGTTATGCCTTGGACTACAATGAATACTTCCGTGACCTGAAT caTATCTGTGTCATCAGCAAGACTGGGAAGATGAAGTACAAG AAATggataaataaaagaaagaactgCTGTCCGCCAGGAGAGGACGTTggtgacagatggagagagctTATGGATGATGGCATTCCCGTGCCCGGATGA
- the enkur gene encoding enkurin, with protein sequence MFEIVHPPESVYNLIRKEEVHTQKPPRYISKYRPTVVLEKKSTKAAMRTMGPAKVEVPSPDKYLKKHSKEPILTEKTQCSKESRHTCTVRKPAVPARTDNPPMGIHTKRDFIKTATAVPMKPQPTCVDTSKGHKQLLEKSGLLPKYIKKQHYGEVPEYLQQRNEEERRAQEEYDNFVKEQREQGAMKHLSDEERQAVLEGLKKNWDKLHHEYQGLSLVTDTMSKKFHKERLEVAMKQLENDITLFERFKTVYIPNN encoded by the exons atgtttgaaattgtGCATCCACCAGAAAGCGTCTACAATCTTATACGAAAGGAAGAGGTTCATACTCAAAAACCACCAAG GTATATATCCAAGTATAGGCCAACAGTTGTTCTTGAGAAAAAGTCAACCAAGGCCGCAATGAGGACGATGGGACCAGCAAAAGTCGAGGTGCCATCCCCAGACAAATACCTCAAGAAGCATTCAAAAGAGCCCATATTAACCGAAA AGACACAGTGTTCGAAAGAGTCTCGTCACACCTGCACTGTGAGGAAACCAGCCGTTCCTGCGAGGACAGACAACCCACCTATGGGCATTCACACCAAGAGAGACTTTATAAAGACAGCTACAGCAGTGCCAATGAAGCCCCAGCCTACCTGTGTTGACACCAGCAAGGGACACAAACAGCTCCTTGAGAAATCAGGACTTCTCCCGAAGTACATCAAGAAACAG CATTATGGAGAAGTACCTGAGTACCTGCAGCAGCGCAACGAAGAAGAGCGGAGAGCTCAGGAGGAGTATGACAACTTTGTGAAAGAACAGAGGGAGCAGGGAGCCATGAAACACCTGTCTGACGAGGAGCGTCAAGCCGTCCTGGAG GGCCTGAAGAAGAATTGGGATAAGCTGCACCATGAGTACCAGGGCCTCTCACTCGTCACAGACACCATGTCGAAGAAGTTCCACAAGGAGCGTCTCGAAGTGGCGATGAAGCAGTTGGAGAATGACATCACCCTCTTTGAGAGGTTCAAGACCGTCTACATACCCAATAATTAG
- the prtfdc1a gene encoding phosphoribosyltransferase domain-containing protein 1 isoform X3: protein MDNAGVKRGIVIKDDWPGYSLDLFTYPEHYHEDIESVYIPHGVIMNRIERLARYIMDDFGDNNIMVLCVLKGGYKFCADLVEFIKVLGRNSNKYLETRVEFIRLKSYQNDQSTEELHIIGSRDLSFLRGKNVLIVEAIVDTGKTMKALLKHVETFEPKMVKVAGLLVKRVPNMAESLTDYVGFEIPNRFVVGYALDYNEYFRDLNHICVISKTGKMKYKV, encoded by the exons ATGGACAACGCCGGGGTGAAAAGGGGAATTGTG ATAAAAGATGACTGGCCAGGATATAGTCTGGACCTGTTCACTTACCCTGAACACTACCATGAAGACATAGAGAGTGTTTACATTCCACATGGGGTAATCATGAACAG GATAGAGCGTCTGGCCCGCTACATCATGGATGACTTCGGGGACAACAACATAATGGTGCTGTGCGTCTTGAAGGGAGGCTATAAGTTCTGTGCAGACCTGGTGGAGTTCATCAAGGTTCTCGGCCGCAACTCCAACAAGTACCTGGAGACCCGGGTGGAGTTCATCCGTCTGAAGAGCTACCAG AATGACCAATCAACAGAGGAGCTTCACATCATAGGAAGCCGAGATCTGTCTTTTCTGCGTGGAAAG AATGTGCTCATTGTTGAG GCCATAGTTGACACAGGAAAGACCATGAAGGCCCTTCTGAAGCATGTGGAGACCTTTGAACCCAAGATGGTCAAGGTCGCAGG TCTGTTGGTGAAAAGGGTCCCTAACATGGCTGAAAGTCTGACAGACT ATGTTGGATTTGAAATCCCCAACCGCTTTGTGGTTGGTTATGCCTTGGACTACAATGAATACTTCCGTGACCTGAAT caTATCTGTGTCATCAGCAAGACTGGGAAGATGAAGTACAAGGTTTGA